The sequence GGTCAGCTCCACCGGTCTGCGGCGGACGGTGATCGTTCGCCCGATCGGATTGTACTCCGCTTCGGGACAGATGGCCTTTACCGCTTCATACATCTCAGCGCTTGCCCGGGTGCCCAGAATGTTGTTGTCTCTTGTGAGCATGTATTCGACGATTTGCCGCACCTGTTCCACCGTCTTCCCGGCGCAGTAGATGACCTCCGGCGCGCCGGTTCTGACTTCCCGGTGATTATCGATCAGCGCGAAGCCGAGGTCTTTGAAAGGCAGCTCCTTAAGATCTTCCAGGGCTTCTTCCACTTTGGTCTCGCCATTTTGTACGGAGATAAGCAGCTTCCGAAGCGCTTCATTGTCCATGCAGCTTCACCCCGTGATGCCGATTGCGGCGTTCAGGCTGCCCGTCCGGTAACCCGCCAGGTCAAGGGAGACATAGCGGAAGCCGAATTCCTTCAGCTTTTCTGAGATCCGGTCCATAAGCTCCTCGTCGAACAGCCGACTGCGGTCGCTCCGGTCCACTTCGATGCGGGCCAGATCGTCGTGGCAGCGGACCCGGATGGCGCGGAAGCCAAGGTCCATCAAATATTTTTCCGCCCGTTCGATCTTCTCGAAATCCTCTATGCGCAGTTCACTGTCATACGGGATACGCGTTAACAGGCAGGCATACGGCGGCTTGTCCCAAGTGGGCAGCCCCAGCTCCCGGGACAGGCTGCGGATTTCCGCCTTGGTCAGCTTACAGTCGAGCAGCGGGCTCTTGACTCCGAGCTCGGCGAGCGCCTTCAGCCCCGGCCGGTAGTCATGGATGTCGTCAAAGTTAGTGCCGTCGATAACATAGCGGTACCCGCCCTTCCCGGCCAGTTCCTTGATCATGCTGAACACTGCGGTTTTGCACAGGTAGCAGCGGTTATCAGGGTTATATCTGATTTCGTCAATTAAGGGAGCCTCGATAATCTCGTAATCCACGCCGAGCTCCCGTACAAGCTCCTTGGCCTCTTCGATTTCCCATTTGGGAATGTAAGGGGAAAGAATCGTGACGGCCTTCAGCCGGTCGCCTAGCGCTTCCTTGGCCGCCCGCAGCAGGAAGGTGCTGTCCACCCCGCCGGAAAAAGCAAGCACCACCCGGTCAAGCTGCTTCAAATAATCGAGGAGGGCCTCATATTTCGGGTTGTGATTCATTCAATTTCACCTCATAACCAGTATATATTTCACGGTAAATCTTCGAGATCGGGACGCCGTTTGCCAGCGCCAGCCTTTTACAGTCTTCGTATTCCGGCTTGTATTTGACAAGCTTTCCTTCATAATAGGAGTTTTTGATCGTCACCTCGCCGTACCGGGTGCTGTGCTTGACGAAGCTGCGCTCCAGCATGGCTTTGCCAACCGGAAGTTTGCGTACGCCGAGGGAAGTCGTCTCCTTGAAAATAACCTCCAGCACGTCCTTCTCCCGCTTCGCGCCGACGAGCACGCTCAGCTTGACGGCGGGGCGGCCTTTTTTCATAATGATGGGAGTCTTGAACACATCGGAAGCGCCATGGGCAAAAAGCTGCTCCTCCACGTAGCCGTACAACTCGGGGTTCATATCGTCAATGTTCGTTTCCAGCAAAATCGGTCCGGCTGCGGCGCTCTCCTTCTTTTCCTCCATCCGGCCCAGGTAAACCCTTAGCACGTTAGGGATCTCCAGATCCCGGTTGCCGAGTCCATAACCGACCGCTTCCATCACGAAATCGGGCTTGTCGGTAAATTCATCTACGACTGCGGCCAGAATCGCGGCTCCCGTAGGTGTCGTCGTCTCGAACGGGACGAGACCGGCCTTCACCGGAATGCCTTTCAGAATCTCGACGGTCGCTGGCGCAGGCACCGGAATCAGCCCGTGCGCACAGCGGACAAAGCCGCCGCCCACCTGAACCGGAGAAGCCAGGATTTTGTCCACTTGAAGGTAATCGAGGCAGATGGCGGCTCCAACGATATCCACAATGGAGTCCACCGCGCCCACCTCATGAAAATGGACCTCCTCCAGCGGCTTGCCGTGAACCTTTGCTTCCGCGAGGGCAACCTGCATGAAGATTTTCATGCTGAGCTCCTTTACCCGGTCCGGCAGTAAACTGGCCCCGATGATCCGCTCGATATCCCCGATATTGCGGTGATGATGGCCGTGAGGGTGATCGCGGTTACTGTCATGCTTATGGGGATAGCCTTGCTCATGGTGATGATTCTGCCCCTGGATTTGAGTTTGCTCATGGGCGTGATTGTGCGCGTGTACAGGCTCGTGTCCGTGCGCATGGTTATGTTCGTGTCCGTAAACATGTTCATGCTCGTATTCATGGCTATGTTCGTGTTCATGATTATGTTCATGTCCGTGCGTATGTCCAGACCCTTGCTGCGGAACAAGATGATCTCCTGTCAGCCGAACATTTACTTTGATGCCGCTAATTCCCTTTTTGAGCGCTTTGGCGATGGTAACTTCAAACTCCCCGTTCAGGTTCAGCTTGGCGATCTCCCGAAGGAAGTAATCGGCATCTACTCCGGCATCAAGAAGCGCGCCCAGGTTCATATCTCCGCTGATGCCCGCAAAACAATCGTAATAGAGAATGTTCACCGGTTTACTCTCCTTCTGTCTAGGTTATATTGCAAGCAATTTAATTTGGGATATGCATGTCGATGCATTATTGTTCAAGGGCTATGCAAAAACCTCCGCCACATGCTTCAGCTCTTCGATGATAGGCAGGTTCTGCGGGCAATGCTCCTCGCAGGTGCCGCATTCAACACATTGTGATGCCCGTTCTTTCTCGGAAATCCGGGCAGCATAGGTTTCTTTCAGCATCTTCTTCTGGAAGTCGTTATCGAGTAAATAATACTCGTTCACATAGGTGAAATTGCCCGGAATGTTCACTCCAGCCGGACAAGGCATGCAGTAGGCGCAGCCAGTGCAACTGACTCTCGTCTGGCGGAAAACGTTCCGCGCTTCATTCACAACATCCAGTTCCTGCTTGCTTAAAGAACCGGAATACGCTTCGTTTGCAATCTTCAGGTTTTCTTCTACCTGCTCCATGGTACTCATGCCGCTTAAGGTGACCGCCACATCAGGGTTGTTCCACACCCACCGCAGCGCCCATTCGGCAGGCGTCCGCTTGATATCGGCCTTATCGAAGGCGGCCTGCACTCCGTCCGGAATATCGCGAACCAGCCTGCCGCCCCGCAGCGGTTCCATGACGGCGATGCCGATGCCTTTGGCCGCGGCGTATTCCAGACCTTCGATTCCGGCTTGGAAGTATTCGTCCAGATAATTGTACTGCACCTGACAGAAGGTCCAGTCGTAGGCATCGACGATTTCTTTAAACACCGGCAGTTCGTCGTGGAAGGAGAAGCCGGGATAACGGATTCGTCCGTCTTTTACCGCCGAATCGAGAAACTCTCCGATGCCGAGTTCTTTTACAGTCTTCCAGGTTCCTGCGTTGAGCGCATGCACCAAATAGAAGTCGATATGGTCGGTTTCCAGACGCTCCAGTTGTTCGTTCAGATAGCGGTCCATATCCTCCCGTGTCTTGATCAGCCAGCTGGGCAGCTTGGTGGCGATGTTCACTTTATCGCGGTATCCATCCTTAAGCGCCCGGGCAACAAAAGGCTCGCTCTCCCCGGGTCCCCCCATGCCGTCTCCATGATACGGATAAGCGGTGTCCACATAATTGATCCCGTTGTCGATACCGTAACGCAGCATCGCGATCGCTTTGTCATCGTCGATATTGCGGGCGTTGCCGTCAATTACGGGAAGCCGCATGCAGCCGAAGCCCAGAACGGAGACCATCTCGTTTGTCTTGCCATATTTGCGGTACAACATGGATAAATTCCTCCTAATGATGTGATGTGATATTTTTCACATATAATGCCGCGCGATCATACTTTTTCCGCCGCTTGTTCCCTTTCACGGACCAAATTTTCGTACCATAGCGTCTTGTGCGTGATTTTCTCCAAGAACGATTTCATTTCCTCCACCTTCCGCTCCGTCGAGCGCTGGTGGTCTTGCATAATTTGCAGACGTTCCCTCATGGTGTGGTCGCCCTTGAAAGCCAGCTCGGCAAAATGCTTCACCTTAGCCACAGGCATTCCGGTGTCCCGCAAGCAGCGGATAAAATACAGCCAGTCCAGATCCTCCGGCTCAAACAGCCGATTCCCCCGCTCATCCCGTTTAAGCGCCCTCAAGAGTCCTTCCTGTTCATAATACCTCAGGGTATGGACGGTAAGACCCGTCTGTTCGGCAGCTTCTTTGATGGTTAAGGCCATCCGCGTATCCTCCTTTCCGCTTCAGGACTCTATTTCGTTCTCATCATACACCTTCGAGTGCACTTGAAGTCAACACCGGATTTCAAGTCCTGTAAAATGTGTGAGTGTGTTCCATTCCATAAAAAAACGGCCTCAACAGACGAAAAACGTCCGTGAAGCCGCCTTACTATCAAAGTTAGACTCCTGTTTTTTCCCGTTCCACAACCTCGATCTTGTCCCTGCCGCCATAGAAATCCCACCAGGGGGTCGCGGCCTTGGACAAAATTTCACCCAGACGGATCATTCGCCGCACACCTTCGTCCTTCAGCCACGCCCGCAGCGCTTCGGCTCCATGCTTCCCATAGATCTCGACGCCATCCTGCCAGGTTGCCCGTCCGCACAGCACGCCGGAAAAAGGAACTTCGGCTTCTCCGGCCAGCTCCAACGTCTCCATGAACGTTTCATTAGTAACGCCCGCACTTAAATAAATGAACGGTACGCTCGTCAGACCCGCCGTAGCCTTGAAATGCGCTATCGCCTCTTCTCGCGAATACACGGCTTCGTCGCCTGCGTTGGCCCGGGTGCCCGCCACGTACTTCAGGTTAATCGGAACCTCCACTTTCAGCACGTCGATTTTGTACTTCGGCTGGGTGAACTCCTGCATATATTTTTTCACCTTTTCCGGCTTGGCTTTGGCAAATTCCGCGCTGGCGGAGTCCTTGAGGGTATCGCTGTAAGTGACGGCCTCGAAGAAAAACGGGATATCGACGGAATCGCATTCCGCACCGACCCGTTCAATAAAGGCATGTTTAATCGTGTTGATCTTCTCGTCGTCGTCCGGGTCGTAATACATCAGAATTTTGACGGCATCGGCGCCTTTTTCCGCGTAACGCCGCACCGACCATTCCGGCAGCAGATCCGGCAGCCGCCCTTTTTCCGTGGCATCATAGCCGGTTTCTTCATAAGCGATCAGCAGGCCGGTATCTTTATGCCGGACCGCCGCCGCATCCCAGCCGTACTCCGGGTCGAGCAGAATGGCGCTGGAGTATGGCGTCAGCTCTTCGGATACCAATCTTTTGAATTCCGCAACATGCCGTGCATCCGCTTCGCCTCCAAGCGCGCTCCCAAGCGATTTTCTAAGTGAACCCCGCTGATCAATCGCCGTCGCCACAAACAGCCCCCGGTCATCGGATAGCTTAAGCAGCCGGTCGTATTTTCCTTTGGATATTCTCACACTCATCTGTCGTTCCTCCTTCATCTCCTAATATGGCCCAACAGTTGCCCCGCTATTTCGTATTTAACCGTCAGGATGGAGATCAACCAGGAAACTACAAATCCCGGGTGGAGAACAGACGTAAAGAAATCAAGTAAGAAGCCGCGATAAATACGATGTAGACGGCGCCTCCGACCAGCCATTTTTCGAGACCCAGAGCCGCGCTCTCCAGAATAAAGGTCTTCAGCCCCGGTATCGCATTAATGATGTCTCCCAAATTGGCTGTGCCGAAGATAACGATCATAAAAAACACGGTATTTACATATTGGGATCCCTTGGGTCCTAGCCAGTAGAAAAGAGGCAGGTAGATCGAGGCGATCAGCGGTACCAGTAAAATAGAGACCCCCATTTCACTCCAGCTTATATTCAGACCTTCATATCCCAGCTGCGGCAACACCTGAGACATTACTAGAGTAAATGCAACGCCAATTAGGGTAAAGGGCAGAACCGATACATATTTGGAGACCACGATCATTCTACGGTGTACCGGAAGACTGAGCGAGAATCTGATATTCACATTTCGGACATCCTGCAGGCAGGTGGTAAGAAGCATCATCATAGCGGGCATTGTTACAAGCAGACTCAACCCGAACGGCGCGCTTCCCGTATTCATAATGGACATAAAAATGAGATAGGCAAACAAGAATAACAGATAATTTCGGGATAGCATAAAATCCTTGCGGATCAAGGAAACGAGATTAGACATGAGCCTTGCCTCCTTTTACAGTGAAATACATAATATCTTCCAGCGTCGGCGCTTCGAGCAGCGCATTTCCCTGAAACGC is a genomic window of Paenibacillus durus ATCC 35681 containing:
- a CDS encoding ABC-2 transporter permease, translated to MSNLVSLIRKDFMLSRNYLLFLFAYLIFMSIMNTGSAPFGLSLLVTMPAMMMLLTTCLQDVRNVNIRFSLSLPVHRRMIVVSKYVSVLPFTLIGVAFTLVMSQVLPQLGYEGLNISWSEMGVSILLVPLIASIYLPLFYWLGPKGSQYVNTVFFMIVIFGTANLGDIINAIPGLKTFILESAALGLEKWLVGGAVYIVFIAASYLISLRLFSTRDL
- a CDS encoding MerR family transcriptional regulator gives rise to the protein MALTIKEAAEQTGLTVHTLRYYEQEGLLRALKRDERGNRLFEPEDLDWLYFIRCLRDTGMPVAKVKHFAELAFKGDHTMRERLQIMQDHQRSTERKVEEMKSFLEKITHKTLWYENLVREREQAAEKV
- the larC gene encoding nickel pincer cofactor biosynthesis protein LarC produces the protein MNILYYDCFAGISGDMNLGALLDAGVDADYFLREIAKLNLNGEFEVTIAKALKKGISGIKVNVRLTGDHLVPQQGSGHTHGHEHNHEHEHSHEYEHEHVYGHEHNHAHGHEPVHAHNHAHEQTQIQGQNHHHEQGYPHKHDSNRDHPHGHHHRNIGDIERIIGASLLPDRVKELSMKIFMQVALAEAKVHGKPLEEVHFHEVGAVDSIVDIVGAAICLDYLQVDKILASPVQVGGGFVRCAHGLIPVPAPATVEILKGIPVKAGLVPFETTTPTGAAILAAVVDEFTDKPDFVMEAVGYGLGNRDLEIPNVLRVYLGRMEEKKESAAAGPILLETNIDDMNPELYGYVEEQLFAHGASDVFKTPIIMKKGRPAVKLSVLVGAKREKDVLEVIFKETTSLGVRKLPVGKAMLERSFVKHSTRYGEVTIKNSYYEGKLVKYKPEYEDCKRLALANGVPISKIYREIYTGYEVKLNESQPEI
- a CDS encoding aldo/keto reductase; the protein is MLYRKYGKTNEMVSVLGFGCMRLPVIDGNARNIDDDKAIAMLRYGIDNGINYVDTAYPYHGDGMGGPGESEPFVARALKDGYRDKVNIATKLPSWLIKTREDMDRYLNEQLERLETDHIDFYLVHALNAGTWKTVKELGIGEFLDSAVKDGRIRYPGFSFHDELPVFKEIVDAYDWTFCQVQYNYLDEYFQAGIEGLEYAAAKGIGIAVMEPLRGGRLVRDIPDGVQAAFDKADIKRTPAEWALRWVWNNPDVAVTLSGMSTMEQVEENLKIANEAYSGSLSKQELDVVNEARNVFRQTRVSCTGCAYCMPCPAGVNIPGNFTYVNEYYLLDNDFQKKMLKETYAARISEKERASQCVECGTCEEHCPQNLPIIEELKHVAEVFA
- the larE gene encoding ATP-dependent sacrificial sulfur transferase LarE gives rise to the protein MNHNPKYEALLDYLKQLDRVVLAFSGGVDSTFLLRAAKEALGDRLKAVTILSPYIPKWEIEEAKELVRELGVDYEIIEAPLIDEIRYNPDNRCYLCKTAVFSMIKELAGKGGYRYVIDGTNFDDIHDYRPGLKALAELGVKSPLLDCKLTKAEIRSLSRELGLPTWDKPPYACLLTRIPYDSELRIEDFEKIERAEKYLMDLGFRAIRVRCHDDLARIEVDRSDRSRLFDEELMDRISEKLKEFGFRYVSLDLAGYRTGSLNAAIGITG
- a CDS encoding tagatose 1,6-diphosphate aldolase, yielding MSVRISKGKYDRLLKLSDDRGLFVATAIDQRGSLRKSLGSALGGEADARHVAEFKRLVSEELTPYSSAILLDPEYGWDAAAVRHKDTGLLIAYEETGYDATEKGRLPDLLPEWSVRRYAEKGADAVKILMYYDPDDDEKINTIKHAFIERVGAECDSVDIPFFFEAVTYSDTLKDSASAEFAKAKPEKVKKYMQEFTQPKYKIDVLKVEVPINLKYVAGTRANAGDEAVYSREEAIAHFKATAGLTSVPFIYLSAGVTNETFMETLELAGEAEVPFSGVLCGRATWQDGVEIYGKHGAEALRAWLKDEGVRRMIRLGEILSKAATPWWDFYGGRDKIEVVEREKTGV